ACGCACTGCTGGCGCGGTTAGCTATGTACTACAAGAAGTATGACGTGGCTAGGGACGCTGCCGCAGACGTTATCACTTCAGGTGTTCACAGCCTATACCGGAGCAGCAATCCTGCCAACAGCTACTCCGAATTGTTCATGTACGCCGGCGAACTGAATAAGGAACGTATCTGGTTCAAACTTAACGGCTGCGGCAATGCCTGGACGACCTTTGCGCCTTATGGTATCGGCGGGGAAACCTATTTGTCGCCAACCCAGAGCGTAGTGGACAACTATGAAACGAAGCAGGGTTACTCGATTCAGGAGCTTGGTCCGGATTCAGTGGAGATCTATCGCAGAGAACCTAACTACAACAACAATCGTGATCCGCGTCTATCCGCTTCTGTCCTTTATCCGGGTCAGTCGTTCGTGCAAAGTTCTTATATCCTGAAGCCATTTGATCCTTCCTTGCAGAACCCTGACAAGATCGGCGTGCAGAAATCTACCGCTACAGGTTACTGGGTGCGCAAATACCTCGATCCAAGAGACCGGCAGTCCGGCCCCCGTAACCTCGATTTTATGTTCATCCGCTACGCGGAAGTGCTGCTGAATTACGTGGAGTCGCTGGTAGAGCTGGACGACTGGCAGAACCCCGATATCGCCACCCATCTCAACGATATCCGCTCCCGTGCGGGTATGCCCGACGTAGACCTCGCCCGGTACAATACCCAGGAGAAGCTGCGCGCTTTCATCCGCAGGGAACGCCAGGCAGAGCTGGCCTTTGAAGGGCAGCGTTACTTCGACATCCGCAGATGGGGTACTGTGAATACCGTTATGAACGGACCTGTGTACGGCGCCACTGACCCCGATACCGGAGAAGCCATCCTTGTGCAGGACCGCGTTTACCGTACCCGCGACTTCTACTGGCCGATCCCTGAAAAAGAGATACTCTCCAACCCGAACATGGAGCAGAACGACGATTACTAGTTTGTTATGATAGCACAGGGGCTGTGCCGGAAGTACATTTACTTTTGGTGCAGCCCCCTTTTAATTTGTCCTGCCGATACAGGCACAGATTCTAATTCGTATTTTGTCAGGAAATCACCTAAATAAAATCATGGGAAAAAAAGAAATCCATTCTTCCAGGAGGTCATTCCTCCGGAACTCGGTTGGAGCGCTGGCTGCGTTTACCATCGTGCCCAGGCATGTATTGGGACGCGGGTACCTCGCCCCGAGTGACCAGTTGACCAAGGCGGTGGTGGGCACCGGCGGTATGGGCCGCGGCCACTTCGGCTATGCCGGCACCAGGGTCGTAGCGATTTGCGATGTGGACAAGAGCCACATCCAGAAAGGACTGGACGCGCTGAAAGACAAGGCTAAAGGCGTCAAAACGTTCACCGATTACCGGGAGCTGATCCAGCTGCCGGAAGTGGACATCGTACACGTTGCCACACCGCCGCACTGGCACGGTATCATTGCAGCGGACGCCGCAAAGGCCGGAAAGGACATCTGGTGCGAAAAGCCGATGACCGCCACCATCGGCGAAGGCAAACGCCTTGTGGAAGCCGTTCAGCAGCATGGCCGCATCTTCAGGCTGAATACCTGGTTCCGTTTCTCGGACCGCTTTTATGGTATGGGCACCACCGTGGAGCCGATCAAAAAACTGGTGAACAGCGGACTGCTCGGATGGCCGCTGAAAGTGACGGTTAGTCGCCATACCGGGTTCGACTGGAAATTCTTCTGGGTAGGCAAAACCAACCTGGCGCCGCAATCCGTGCCCAAAGAGCTGGATTACGACATGTGGCTCGGTCCCGCTCCCTACAAGCCCTACAATCCCCACCGGGTGCACGGCACCTTCCGCGGGTATTGGGATTATGACGGCGGCGGTCTCGGAGATATGGGACAGCATTACCTGGACCCCATCCAGTATTTCCTCGGGAAAGATGACACCAGTCCCGTTTCCGTGGAGATCGACGCTCCCCAGCAACACATCGATGCCGTTGGCACCTGGCGCAAGATCACCTACACGTATGCAGATGGCTGCCAGATCATCCTGGACGGCGCAGGCACCGAAACAAAAGCCGCCTATATCGAAGGGCCCAACGGCAAGCTGTATCCCGGCTTTAAATCGGATATCCCCGATCTGGAGAAAAAGCTGGCCGCATTCCCCGATCCCGCACCACAGGTAACAGATTTCGTGGAAGCCGTAAAGCGCCGGCAGAAATTTGCACTCAACGAAGAGAACGGGCACCGCTCCGCAACCATTGTGAACATGGGTAAAATAGCCCTTCAACTCGGCCGTAACCTGAAGTTCGACCCCGTAAAACAGGAATTTATAGGCGATGAGGGTGCCAATAAAATGATCTTCCAGCCCATGCGCGGGCCCTGGACTATTTAGTTTGTATGATTGATCTTATTAATGAAGCAGGAAGGGACCAGGTTGCGCAAAAGGCCTTCCGGCTTACAAGGAATAAATTTTTTTTAATGAAACAATTACTCCTCATCGTTACATGCGTTATGCTCCAGTTCGCCGCCATGGCGCAACCGAAGCAGGATAACCGTGCAACGCATACCAAGATCGCAGACCTGCTGGCACAGCAGCCTGCCGATAATAAAGCCGCCCTGGAAGCCAATATGGAAGCCATGGCAGCACTCGGGGAAGAAGGCATCACCAGTATGGCCGCCATGCTGAACGCCCCGGGGAAAGGCGATAACACCGCCATTGAATACGCCCTCGCCGGCTACACGTTTTATATTACCCAGGCCGGTCGGGAAAAAGACATGACCATCGCCGCCGGCGCCTACACCAAAGCGCTGCAAAAGGTGAGCGACAAGGAAAACAAGGCATTCATCCTCACCCAGTTGCAACAGGTAGGGAATGACGGCGCGGTACCGGCCATACAGCCGTATCTGCTGGATGAACGCCTTTGCGACCCCGCTGCGCGCGCATTGGCAAAGATCGGTACGCCCGCCGCAAAGCAGGTGCTGCTGGCAGCTTTGCCTGAACAGCGCGGCCGGAACAAACAGGTGCTGGCCCAGGCCATCGGGGACGCGATGGTGACCGATGCGGTTCCAGCACTGACGGCGCTGATCACTTCAGATGACCCCATGCTGGCCAAAACGGCCATGTATTCCCTGTCCCAACTGGCTTCCCCTGCACCCGGCGCTGCCGCTGCAAAAACGGGGTACAGCTACGATGTGACCAATGCCACCTCATCCTATCTCTACGCAGCCCTGCAGATGGCGGAAAAAGGCCAGGCAGCGGAAGCCGCGGCAATTGCGGATAAAGTATTGAAGGAAGCAAAGGAAGTGCATGTGCGCACCGCCGCATTGTATGTGCTGACACGCGCCAAAGGCCAGGCCAGCATGCCGAAGCTGATCGCCGCAGTGAATGACCGGCAGCCGGAATACCGTGATGCCGCCCTGAAGTTCGCAGGCGCATTTCAGAGCGATGCCAACAACGTCCTCTGGCTGAAAGCCCTGGGCAAGGCCAAAGGCGCAAATAAAGCTGCGGTGATCTCCATGCTCGGGGATAACGGGGTAGCCGCCGCATGGCCTGCCATCCTGAAAGCATTGAAAGACAAAGATGCTGCTGTGAAGTTTGCCGCTATCACCGCAGCCGGGCAAACCGGCGGCGCTCAGGCCATTCCGGCCCTGCTGGATGTGCTGAAAAAAGGTAATGCCGCTGAATTGACTGCCGCGCAGGGTGTGCTGAAAACCATCAAAGGCAGCGAAGTGGTGAGCCTCTCCGGAGCGTCCATTGCTGCAATGCCTCCGGCAGCGCAGGTGGCGCTGATAGACGTGCTGGCTTCCCGCAAGGCAGACAGCCGTTTCCAGGACGTATTGCCGCTGACCGGATCGTCCGATGCCAATGTGCGCAACGCCGCTTTTGCCGCCCTGAAAGACATGGTAGGCCCTGAGCAACTGCCCGCCCTGTTCAGCCTGCTTTCCGCCGCGGAACAGCCGGCGGACATCAAGGCCCTGCAGGCCGCGGTCATCAGCGCAGCAACCGGTGCAGCGCCCGTGATCGCTCAAATGGAAAAGGAAACACCCGCAAAACAGGAACGTTACTACCAGGTGCTGGCCGGTATCGGTGGTCCCGCTGCCCTGCAGGTAGTGGCCAATGCCTTCGATAAAGGCTCCGCCGCTCAAAAGCAGGCCGCGGTAGCGGCGCTTACGGCGTGGACAGACCTCCCGGCAGCCAGCGCTTTGCTGAAGATCGCCAGGGAGCATGAAACCTACCGGAATACGGCATTGCAGGGTTTCGTACGCCTGTCGAAAGCCGCCGGTACGCCCGATCAGCGCCTGCTGATGCTGAAAGATGCCATGGCTTTGCAGCCCAATGCAGCCCTGAAGAAAACGATCCTCCAGCATACGGAACAATGCAAAACATTCCCCGCGCTGCTCTTTGCCGGCAATTACCTGGACGACCCCGCCGTACAGCAGGAAGCCGCCCAGGCCGTGATGAACATCGCACTGGCGGATAAATCCCTGAACGGCAAACTGGTGCGCAGCCTGCTGGAAAAGACCGCAAAACTGCTGAAAGGCGGCGATGCCGATTATCAGCGGGAGGCCATCCGCAAATATCTCTCGGAAATGCCCGAAGGAGAAGGTTTTGTGTCCATGTTCAACGGGAAAGACCTCCAGGGCTGGAAAGGCCTCGTGGCCGATCCGGTTAAACGCGCTAAAATGGATGCCGCTACCTTGCAGAAAGAACAAGCCAAAGCAGATGAGAAAATGCGTACCGGCTGGAAAGCAGAGAACGGCGAACTGATCTTTACCGGCAAGGGCGATAACCTCTGCACAGTTAAGAAATACGGCGATTTTGAGATGTTCGTGGACTGGAAGATCACGAAGGATGGGGATGCCGGTATCTACCTCCGCGGTACGCCGCAGGTACAGATATGGGACACTGCCCGTCACGATGTAGGCGCGCAGGTGGGGTCAGGCGGACTTTACAACAACCAGCAGAACCCCTCCAAGCCCCTGACACTGGCCGACAACGCCATCGGGGAATGGAATACCTTCCGCATCATCATGAAAGGGGATCGGGTGACCGTGTACCTGAATGGTGTGCTGGTGGTAGACAATGTGATGCTGGAGAACTATTGGGACCGCTCCCTGCCCATCTTTGCGGAAGAGCAGCTGGAACTGCAGGCCCACGGCACCCACGTTGCCTACCGCAACCTGTACATCCGTGAATTTGAGAAGGTTGAACCCTTCACGCTCAGCGAAGCGGAAAAGAAAGAGGGCTACAAGATACTTTTCGACGGCACCAATATGCATCATTGGACCGGTAATACCACCAGCTATGTGATCGATAACGGCAATATCCTCTGCGCTCCCGCGAAAGGCGGCGGCGGGAACCTCTATACCAAAGAGGAGTTCAGCGATTTTGTTTTCCGTTTCGAGTTCCAGCTGACGCCCGGCGCCAACAACGGTCTCGGTATCCGCGCCCCCCTTACCGGTGATGCGGCCTATCAGGGCATGGAGCTGCAGATACTCGACAATGAAGCGGATATTTACAAAAACCTGCACGTTTACCAGTACCACGGTTCTGTGTACGGCGTGATCGCCGCGAAACGCGGTTTCCTGAAACCGGTGGGAGAGTGGAACTATGAGCAGGTGACCGTGAAAGGCACCCGCATAACGGTGGAGCTCAACGGTACGGTGATCCTGGACGGCGATATCGCGGAAGCACGGGAGAAAGGAACGCTGGACCATAAGGACCATCCCGGCCTGAAAAGGGATAAGGGCCATATCGGCTTCCTGGGCCACGGATCGGTTGTCCGGTTCCGGAATATCCGGATCAAAGACCTTTCAAAACGATAAAATTTATTTATAACAGATAAAAAGCAATGGTGTAATGCCATTGCTTTTTATCTTTATATGTTTTGGATGGAATATTAATGGATAAGCAGTATCAAGTCCACGTCATCTCCACGTCATCTCCACGTTATCTCCACCGACTCCCCGGTGACCCTCCACCGTTCCTCCGCTGACCACCCGCTGTTTCCCCCCACTGACCGCGTACATTTTCCACAAAAGGTGTATCTATTTTACACATCCCGTTTTTTCTTTTTCAGGCCTGTTAACCTTTTACGCTTTGGCACGTTATAAGATACAAGGACTATGTAACCACAATTCGATTAACCCAAAATCGGACTTATGAAATCAATCACTATCATCGGCGGTATAACAGGAATTGTACTGGCAGTGGCAGCGTACTTTGCGGAACTTTACAACTGGACGGCCATAGAAACGGCCATGACAGTGGGGTTTGCCGGCTATGTACTGATCATTACAGCCATTGCCTATTTTCTGCTTTCCTGGTTGTACAAAGGGGACAAGAAGTTTGAGGCCTTGTAAGCCGCTGGCCCCGAAAATGAAAAAATCGCTATAACCCCATGCGAAAACGGGCATCATAGCGATCCTTGTAGCTTTTTGCCTTCCGGCTATTTCTTCAGTTTGTCTTTAAACACCTTTTTGAATTTCTCCAGTTTCGGTTTGATAACATAGGTGCAATACGGTTGGGAGCCATTCAGGTTATAGTAATCCTGATGGTAATTCTCCGCTACATAAAACGCCTTATACGGTGATATCTCCGTAACGATCGGATCGTCATACACCTTTTCCTCATTCAGCTTTTTCTTATACAGCTCTGCCAGACGCTGCTGCTCCTCGTCGTGATAAAATATCACCGAACGGTATTGCGGCCCCACGTCATTGCCCTGACGGTTGAGGGTAGTGGGGTCATGCGCCTGCCAGAAGGCTTCCAGCAGCGTCTCAAAAGAGATCTTTGCCGGATCGTAGGTGATCTGTACCACCTCCGCGTGGCCGGACAGGCCGGTGCTGACCTCTTCGTACGTAGGATTGGGCTTGCTGCCCCCGGAATAGCCGGATTCCACCCTGAGCACACCTTCCAGTTGCTGGAACTGTGCTTCCGTGCACCAGAAGCAGCCGGTCCCGAAGGTGGCGACCGCAGTTGTCATATCTTTGTCAATAGTCATATCTTCGGGTACTTTTTCCGTTTTTTTC
This genomic stretch from Chitinophaga sp. XS-30 harbors:
- a CDS encoding RagB/SusD family nutrient uptake outer membrane protein translates to MKKMKFSYIWIATCVGITALSGCEKFLTNDHPTQISDAEWWNTEANATNALGSVYAGVPAGSTGRNVMLISGMTDEGVSRGENRGNYDIFTRGLQNATWDVAEWIWRDNYLDIRRACRFLENVDKCFMDEALKERMKYEARALRAYYHMECLLYFGGIPIVTKSLTPNENFLPRNTEQEVYDFIAAELKACGENLPPEYNNNEAWRISGNACYALLARLAMYYKKYDVARDAAADVITSGVHSLYRSSNPANSYSELFMYAGELNKERIWFKLNGCGNAWTTFAPYGIGGETYLSPTQSVVDNYETKQGYSIQELGPDSVEIYRREPNYNNNRDPRLSASVLYPGQSFVQSSYILKPFDPSLQNPDKIGVQKSTATGYWVRKYLDPRDRQSGPRNLDFMFIRYAEVLLNYVESLVELDDWQNPDIATHLNDIRSRAGMPDVDLARYNTQEKLRAFIRRERQAELAFEGQRYFDIRRWGTVNTVMNGPVYGATDPDTGEAILVQDRVYRTRDFYWPIPEKEILSNPNMEQNDDY
- a CDS encoding family 16 glycoside hydrolase, whose amino-acid sequence is MKQLLLIVTCVMLQFAAMAQPKQDNRATHTKIADLLAQQPADNKAALEANMEAMAALGEEGITSMAAMLNAPGKGDNTAIEYALAGYTFYITQAGREKDMTIAAGAYTKALQKVSDKENKAFILTQLQQVGNDGAVPAIQPYLLDERLCDPAARALAKIGTPAAKQVLLAALPEQRGRNKQVLAQAIGDAMVTDAVPALTALITSDDPMLAKTAMYSLSQLASPAPGAAAAKTGYSYDVTNATSSYLYAALQMAEKGQAAEAAAIADKVLKEAKEVHVRTAALYVLTRAKGQASMPKLIAAVNDRQPEYRDAALKFAGAFQSDANNVLWLKALGKAKGANKAAVISMLGDNGVAAAWPAILKALKDKDAAVKFAAITAAGQTGGAQAIPALLDVLKKGNAAELTAAQGVLKTIKGSEVVSLSGASIAAMPPAAQVALIDVLASRKADSRFQDVLPLTGSSDANVRNAAFAALKDMVGPEQLPALFSLLSAAEQPADIKALQAAVISAATGAAPVIAQMEKETPAKQERYYQVLAGIGGPAALQVVANAFDKGSAAQKQAAVAALTAWTDLPAASALLKIAREHETYRNTALQGFVRLSKAAGTPDQRLLMLKDAMALQPNAALKKTILQHTEQCKTFPALLFAGNYLDDPAVQQEAAQAVMNIALADKSLNGKLVRSLLEKTAKLLKGGDADYQREAIRKYLSEMPEGEGFVSMFNGKDLQGWKGLVADPVKRAKMDAATLQKEQAKADEKMRTGWKAENGELIFTGKGDNLCTVKKYGDFEMFVDWKITKDGDAGIYLRGTPQVQIWDTARHDVGAQVGSGGLYNNQQNPSKPLTLADNAIGEWNTFRIIMKGDRVTVYLNGVLVVDNVMLENYWDRSLPIFAEEQLELQAHGTHVAYRNLYIREFEKVEPFTLSEAEKKEGYKILFDGTNMHHWTGNTTSYVIDNGNILCAPAKGGGGNLYTKEEFSDFVFRFEFQLTPGANNGLGIRAPLTGDAAYQGMELQILDNEADIYKNLHVYQYHGSVYGVIAAKRGFLKPVGEWNYEQVTVKGTRITVELNGTVILDGDIAEAREKGTLDHKDHPGLKRDKGHIGFLGHGSVVRFRNIRIKDLSKR
- the msrA gene encoding peptide-methionine (S)-S-oxide reductase MsrA, with translation MIHLKKHLLSACLLVTSLASCAQPSKKTEKVPEDMTIDKDMTTAVATFGTGCFWCTEAQFQQLEGVLRVESGYSGGSKPNPTYEEVSTGLSGHAEVVQITYDPAKISFETLLEAFWQAHDPTTLNRQGNDVGPQYRSVIFYHDEEQQRLAELYKKKLNEEKVYDDPIVTEISPYKAFYVAENYHQDYYNLNGSQPYCTYVIKPKLEKFKKVFKDKLKK
- a CDS encoding Gfo/Idh/MocA family oxidoreductase yields the protein MGKKEIHSSRRSFLRNSVGALAAFTIVPRHVLGRGYLAPSDQLTKAVVGTGGMGRGHFGYAGTRVVAICDVDKSHIQKGLDALKDKAKGVKTFTDYRELIQLPEVDIVHVATPPHWHGIIAADAAKAGKDIWCEKPMTATIGEGKRLVEAVQQHGRIFRLNTWFRFSDRFYGMGTTVEPIKKLVNSGLLGWPLKVTVSRHTGFDWKFFWVGKTNLAPQSVPKELDYDMWLGPAPYKPYNPHRVHGTFRGYWDYDGGGLGDMGQHYLDPIQYFLGKDDTSPVSVEIDAPQQHIDAVGTWRKITYTYADGCQIILDGAGTETKAAYIEGPNGKLYPGFKSDIPDLEKKLAAFPDPAPQVTDFVEAVKRRQKFALNEENGHRSATIVNMGKIALQLGRNLKFDPVKQEFIGDEGANKMIFQPMRGPWTI